In Rhodamnia argentea isolate NSW1041297 chromosome 11, ASM2092103v1, whole genome shotgun sequence, one genomic interval encodes:
- the LOC115747315 gene encoding uncharacterized protein At5g49945-like translates to MAKPLFASPLSPLIRSLSLLSLLSLLLIHLSSLKCLADSHFEGFDADDEDESFEALQFSDLRSPPLTQSESHPPPSPPSAKSESGDVPTPDPKVIHDSDLPTPSQDPLKPSSAGFDFWDEDEFEGLPVVERPAESIEVTQDATAPSGPSPDLKPASKDKPTSRSYTVEIACISFLVMFGINFFTGKRENENLALAWATKFATKDSIFEKNFSLLGVGEGDDSPLLLKEGQNVFKFYASGRRFCQGLLATMELKSRHDLISRMYNLIVPCRDEITFEVYMNDDAMDHVIFAVTKKKAAKGMQKEVRDLQRFAGLLSPPGGRKWVADELAVISESKEVAGDLITEAVLDQVLGDKAFEKFGKGFISMHFSDQHSTAHKKMLLFKFALPDANHMADMTRLVALVPYYIDLVGRYKLSSQARSKTEATRSKALQEAYKELHNARQEAMQKKKAEKKRMLEEAEAKLSAESLRKKEAKERARQMKKSMPKMKMTRAH, encoded by the exons ATGGCGAAACCACTATTTGCCTCGCCCCTCTCGCCTCTGAtacgctccctctctctcctctcccttctctctcttctcctcatCCATCTCTCTTCCTTGAAATGCCTCGCCGATTCCCACTTCGAGGGCTTCGATGCCGACGACGAAGACGAATCGTTCGAGGCCCTGCAGTTCTCCGATCTCCGATCCCCTCCTCTGACTCAATCCGAATCGCACCCTCCTCCGTCTCCTCCCTCGGCTAAATCCGAATCCGGAGATGTCCCGACTCCGGATCCGAAGGTGATTCATGACTCGGACCTCCCAACTCCCTCTCAGGATCCTCTGAAGCCCTCTTCCGCGGGCTTTGATTTCTGGGACGAAGACGAATTCGAAGGCCTTCCCGTCGTTGAACGACCCGCGGAGTCCATCGAAGTTACCCAAGATGCCACTGCACCTAGCGGCCCCAGCCCGGACCTCAAACCGGCGTCGAAAGATAAGCCGACTTCGAGATCTTATACCGTGGAGATTGCGTGCATAAGTTTCTTGGTGATGTTCGGGATCAACTTTTTCACTGGCAAGCGCGAGAATGAGAACCTTGCGCTTGCTTGGGCGACCAAGTTTGCGACGAAGGATTCCATTTTCGAGAAGAATTTCAGCTTGTTGGGTGTTGGGGAAGGAGATGACTCGCCTCTTTTGCTCAAAGAAGGGCAGAATGTATTCAAATTTTACGCGAGTGGACGAAGATTTTGCCAAG GTCTATTGGCGACTATGGAGTTAAAGAGCAGGCATGATTTGATATCGAGGATGTACAATCTGATAGTGCCATGCCGTGATGAGATTACTTTTGAGGTCTACATGAACGATGATGCCATGGATCATGTGATTTTTGCTGTGACAAAGAAGAAGGCAGCTAAAGGGATGCAGAAAGAAGTGAGGGACTTGCAGAGATTTGCTGGACTTCTATCACCTCCTGGTGGGAGGAAGTGGGTTGCTGATGAGTTGGCGGTTATTTCAGAGTCCAAGGAGGTTGCTGGGGATCTGATAACAGAGGCGGTGCTTGATCAG GTGCTGGGGGATAaggcttttgaaaaatttggaaaggGTTTTATTTCCATGCATTTCTCTGATCAGCACTCTACTGCTCACAAGAAGATGCTATTGTTTAAGTTTGCTCTCCCAGATGCTAATCACATGGCGGATATGACACGTTTGGTGGCTCTTGTACCATATTACATTGATCTAGTAGGGCGTTACAAGCTTAGTTCTCAG GCACGGTCCAAAACCGAAGCTACCAGATCAAAGGCTCTCCAAGAGGCATATAAAGAACTCCATAATGCCAGGCAAGAAGCCATGCAGAAAAAGAAGGCAGAGAAAAAGAGGATGTTGGAAGAGGCTGAAGCAAAACTTAGTGCAGAGTCTCTTCGGAAGAAAGAAGCTAAGGAGCGTGCCCGCCAAATGAAGAAATCAATGCCAAAGATGAAGATGACCCGTGCTCACTAG
- the LOC115747375 gene encoding WEB family protein At2g17940 — MEDQHLCQKLPIDYHANVDTSRAFSSVKQAVAIFGERLLAGDMHSPKPHNSPKPEVDTSWSFSTPSPMGQLPPREEAEGEQHALSNSLKKLEAELAETKLELKLLKERESETEVALASLNAELHKNMSRLARAEAAAAAKAAATRRSIDFERGTGADAMEEQEKMSEMVIRMENSPTLAQILSISEMGDYSGCVKEKKMMKKKPIIPLVGDWFSRKKRSPTTHLHEPLYSSPHFFT, encoded by the coding sequence ATGGAAGACCAACATCTCTGCCAAAAGCTTCCTATTGACTATCATGCCAATGTCGATACTTCCCGCGCCTTCAGTTCGGTCAAACAAGCCGTCGCCATTTTCGGTGAGCGACTTCTCGCTGGTGACATGCACTCCCCTAAGCCTCATAACAGCCCCAAACCAGAGGTAGACACCTCATGGAGCTTCAGTACACCCAGTCCCATGGGGCAACTACCACCGAGAGAAGAAGCTGAGGGCGAGCAACATGCTTTAAGCAATAGCCTAAAGAAACTTGAAGCAGAGCTTGCGGAAACAAAGTTGGAGCTAAAGTTACTAAAGGAGCGTGAGTCTGAAACTGAGGTTGCTCTGGCTTCCCTGAATGCTGAACTGCACAAGAACATGTCAAGGTTAGCTCGAGCTGAAGCTGCTGCAGCAGCAAAAGCCGCGGCGACCAGAAgatcaattgattttgaaaggGGAACTGGGGCTGATGCCATGGAAGAGCAAGAGAAAATGAGCGAAATGGTGATCAGGATGGAGAACTCCCCCACTTTGGCTCAGATACTGAGTATCAGTGAGATGGGGGACTACTCTGGATGtgtgaaggagaagaaaatgatgaagaagaagcctaTTATTCCACTTGTAGGAGACTGGTTTTCCAGGAAGAAAAGATCTCCCACAACTCATTTACATGAGCCTCTCTACTCTTCACCTCATTTTTTCACTTGA
- the LOC115747376 gene encoding cx9C motif-containing protein 4, with translation MAQPSKEPCKKEACDIQACLTKNNFIPQKCLKFIEALQSCCEQCDYKSTHCASVSGLLKQKPK, from the exons atggcgcaGCCGAGCAAGGAGCCGTGCAAGAAGGAGGCGTGCGACATCCAAGCCTGTCTCACCAAGAACAATTTCATTCCTCAGAA gTGTCTGAAGTTCATTGAGGCGCTGCAATCTTGCTGCGAGCAATGTGATTACAAATCAACCCACTGTGCTTCTGTCTCTGGCCTTCTGAAACAGAAGCCTAAATGA
- the LOC115747332 gene encoding serine/threonine-protein kinase-like protein At5g23170 yields MEEFEYEELVKATESFSPSRLIGKGSHGCVYRGVLRDHRVIAVKTPSLGLRALRDNSKLRNETRVLSSLAEPHNSSSSSSSSSSSADHVIKLLGTSQDPSQNKLLVMEFMPNGSLHDLLHPPPSNDAPPPTWPARLRIALQVARALQSLHERKPFIVHRDIKSTNVLFDSDWNAKLADFGLAVVDGDDRLYTPAGTIGYLDPNYTCPSKLSRKNDVFSLGVVLLEIMSGRKAMDVSKQTASIVDWAISLIEGQRVMDICDPRIPLPSVVPFTHMVHIAGRCVAADGGSRPSASEIVAEMERVLIHHRVRVPTWLSPWGSLVLLKRWRGKHARRWDTSALVKRGAQKGENQGDKLSGEGSVA; encoded by the coding sequence ATGGAGGAATTCGAGTATGAAGAGCTGGTCAAAGCAACAGAGAGCTTCTCCCCCAGCAGGCTCATTGGAAAAGGCAGCCATGGATGCGTCTACAGAGGTGTTCTCAGGGATCACCGAGTGATCGCCGTCAAAACACCGTCTCTTGGCCTTCGAGCCCTCCGCGACAACTCCAAGCTCCGCAACGAGACTCGCGTTTTATCATCACTTGCCGAGCCTCacaactcttcttcttcttcttcttcttcttcttcttctgctgatCATGTGATAAAGCTTCTAGGAACCAGCCAGGACCCATCACAGAACAAGCTCCTGGTAATGGAGTTCATGCCCAATGGCTCTCTCCACGACTTGCTTCATCCTCCTCCATCCAATGATGCCCCACCGCCGACTTGGCCCGCACGTCTGAGGATCGCTCTCCAGGTGGCGCGCGCGCTCCAATCCCTTCACGAGAGGAAGCCCTTCATCGTCCACAGAGACATCAAGTCCACCAACGTCCTGTTCGATTCAGACTGGAACGCCAAGTTGGCCGATTTCGGGCTCGCCGTGGTGGACGGCGATGACCGACTCTACACGCCGGCCGGTACCATCGGCTACTTGGACCCTAATTACACTTGTCCTAGCAAGTTGAGCCGCAAAAATGATGTCTTCAGTCTTGGGGTTGTGTTGTTGGAGATCATGAGTGGGAGGAAAGCCATGGATGTGTCGAAGCAAACGGCCTCGATAGTCGATTGGGCAATCTCCCTGATTGAAGGGCAAAGAGTGATGGACATTTGTGATCCCAGAATCCCATTGCCCAGCGTAGTACCCTTCACGCACATGGTCCACATCGCGGGACGTTGCGTAGCAGCCGACGGAGGCTCTCGACCATCGGCCTCCGAAATCGTCGCGGAGATGGAGAGAGTTCTTATCCATCATCGAGTTCGGGTACCGACTTGGCTCAGCCCGTGGGGGAGCCTAGTTTTGCTGAAGAGGTGGCGGGGAAAACATGCCAGAAGATGGGACACGAGCGCTTTGGTGAAACGTGGAGCACAAAAAGGAGAGAATCAGGGAGATAAGCTAAGTGGCGAAGGAAGTGTAGCTTGA
- the LOC115747325 gene encoding COBRA-like protein 6 isoform X2 — translation MGLVLMLGLIMTLYLASFAPLSYGYDPLDPTGNITIKWDIIQGDVGNYVAKVSLFNYQLFRHVEPPGWRLSWTWEGDEVIWNMVGAEATLQGNCSRLKGNLPHSCEKKPVIVDLLPGTPYNMQVANCCKGGVLSSMIQDPSKYGASFQMSVGVGSTSDTETKSPYPIPANFTIELPGYTCGPPLKVPPSRFTSDGGRRWTQAVGTWNVTCIYSQIRASLTPKCCVSLSAFYNATIVPCPTCSCHCQGLPGASCTNSSKLPPLLQLPHDATEEAPPLVSCTQHMCPIKVHWHVKQSYREYWRVKITITNFNFAKNYSQWSLVMQHPNLGSLTEVFSFNYKPLNQHGPINDTGMFWGIQFYNDMLLQSGDGGNVQTEILLNKDAGMFTFREGWAFPRKISFDGNECVMPSPEDYPRLPNSANTTFRFTLLIIPCLLILMFLL, via the exons ATGGGTTTGGTTTTGATGTTGGGTTTGATCATGACTTTGTATCTTGCGAGCTTCGCTCCACTGTCAT ATGGGTACGATCCATTGGATCCGACTGGGAATATCACCATCAAATGGGATATCATACAAGGCGATGTTGGCAATTACGTC GCGAAGGTGTCGCTGTTCAACTACCAACTGTTCCGGCACGTGGAGCCACCGGGTTGGAGACTGAGCTGGACGTGGGAAGGAGATGAGGTGATATGGAACATGGTAGGGGCGGAGGCTACTTTGCAAGGCAACTGCTCTAGGTTAAAAGGCAATCTCCCTCATTCCTGTGAGAAGAAGCCAGTGATTGTTGATCTCCTGCCAGGAACTCCCTACAACATGCAAGTGGCCAATTGTTGCAAGGGCGGTGTCTTATCATCCATGATTCAGGACCCTTCAAAATATGGAGCCAGTTTCCAAATGAGTGTTGGTGTTGGTTCAACTTCAGACACCGAAACCAAATCACCGTACCCAATCCCGGCAAATTTTACCATAGAGCTTCCCGGGTATACCTGTGGTCCTCCTCTCAAAGTCCCTCCCAGCCGATTTACCAGCGACGGTGGTCGTCGATGGACACAAGCAGTTG GCACATGGAACGTGACTTGTATTTACTCACAGATTCGAGCATCGCTAACGCCCAAGTGCTGTGTCTCCCTCTCAGCCTTCTATAATGCCACAATTGTTCCTTGCCCCACCTGCAGCTGTCACTGTCAAGGATTACCGGGGGCAAGTTGCACCAA CTCCAGCAAGCTGCCGCCGCTACTCCAGTTACCACACGATGCGACGGAAGAAGCGCCACCACTGGTAAGTTGTACGCAGCACATGTGCCCAATAAAGGTTCACTGGCACGTGAAACAAAGTTACCGGGAGTATTGGCGAGTGAAAATAACAATCACCAACTTCAACTTCGCCAAAAACTACTCTCAGTGGAGCCTGGTGATGCAGCATCCAAACCTCGGAAGCTTGACCGAAGTTTTCAGCTTCAACTACAAGCCACTTAATCAGCATGGACCCATCA ACGATACTGGGATGTTTTGGGGAATCCAGTTCTACAACGACATGCTACTGCAATCAGGCGATGGCGGGAATGTGCAGACGGAGATTTTACTGAATAAAGATGCAGGAATGTTCACTTTCAGAGAAGGGTGGGCTTTTCCAAGGAAGATTTCATTCGATGGCAATGAATGTGTGATGCCATCTCCAGAGGATTACCCCAGGCTACCCAATAGTGCCAATACTACTTTCAGATTCACTCTTTTGATAATTCCTTGTCTTCTCATTTTGATGTTTCTATTATAG
- the LOC115747325 gene encoding COBRA-like protein 1 isoform X1, with protein MGLVLMLGLIMTLYLASFAPLSYGYDPLDPTGNITIKWDIIQGDVGNYVAKVSLFNYQLFRHVEPPGWRLSWTWEGDEVIWNMVGAEATLQGNCSRLKGNLPHSCEKKPVIVDLLPGTPYNMQVANCCKGGVLSSMIQDPSKYGASFQMSVGVGSTSDTETKSPYPIPANFTIELPGYTCGPPLKVPPSRFTSDGGRRWTQAVGTWNVTCIYSQIRASLTPKCCVSLSAFYNATIVPCPTCSCHCQGLPGASCTNSSSKLPPLLQLPHDATEEAPPLVSCTQHMCPIKVHWHVKQSYREYWRVKITITNFNFAKNYSQWSLVMQHPNLGSLTEVFSFNYKPLNQHGPINDTGMFWGIQFYNDMLLQSGDGGNVQTEILLNKDAGMFTFREGWAFPRKISFDGNECVMPSPEDYPRLPNSANTTFRFTLLIIPCLLILMFLL; from the exons ATGGGTTTGGTTTTGATGTTGGGTTTGATCATGACTTTGTATCTTGCGAGCTTCGCTCCACTGTCAT ATGGGTACGATCCATTGGATCCGACTGGGAATATCACCATCAAATGGGATATCATACAAGGCGATGTTGGCAATTACGTC GCGAAGGTGTCGCTGTTCAACTACCAACTGTTCCGGCACGTGGAGCCACCGGGTTGGAGACTGAGCTGGACGTGGGAAGGAGATGAGGTGATATGGAACATGGTAGGGGCGGAGGCTACTTTGCAAGGCAACTGCTCTAGGTTAAAAGGCAATCTCCCTCATTCCTGTGAGAAGAAGCCAGTGATTGTTGATCTCCTGCCAGGAACTCCCTACAACATGCAAGTGGCCAATTGTTGCAAGGGCGGTGTCTTATCATCCATGATTCAGGACCCTTCAAAATATGGAGCCAGTTTCCAAATGAGTGTTGGTGTTGGTTCAACTTCAGACACCGAAACCAAATCACCGTACCCAATCCCGGCAAATTTTACCATAGAGCTTCCCGGGTATACCTGTGGTCCTCCTCTCAAAGTCCCTCCCAGCCGATTTACCAGCGACGGTGGTCGTCGATGGACACAAGCAGTTG GCACATGGAACGTGACTTGTATTTACTCACAGATTCGAGCATCGCTAACGCCCAAGTGCTGTGTCTCCCTCTCAGCCTTCTATAATGCCACAATTGTTCCTTGCCCCACCTGCAGCTGTCACTGTCAAGGATTACCGGGGGCAAGTTGCACCAA CAGCTCCAGCAAGCTGCCGCCGCTACTCCAGTTACCACACGATGCGACGGAAGAAGCGCCACCACTGGTAAGTTGTACGCAGCACATGTGCCCAATAAAGGTTCACTGGCACGTGAAACAAAGTTACCGGGAGTATTGGCGAGTGAAAATAACAATCACCAACTTCAACTTCGCCAAAAACTACTCTCAGTGGAGCCTGGTGATGCAGCATCCAAACCTCGGAAGCTTGACCGAAGTTTTCAGCTTCAACTACAAGCCACTTAATCAGCATGGACCCATCA ACGATACTGGGATGTTTTGGGGAATCCAGTTCTACAACGACATGCTACTGCAATCAGGCGATGGCGGGAATGTGCAGACGGAGATTTTACTGAATAAAGATGCAGGAATGTTCACTTTCAGAGAAGGGTGGGCTTTTCCAAGGAAGATTTCATTCGATGGCAATGAATGTGTGATGCCATCTCCAGAGGATTACCCCAGGCTACCCAATAGTGCCAATACTACTTTCAGATTCACTCTTTTGATAATTCCTTGTCTTCTCATTTTGATGTTTCTATTATAG
- the LOC115747406 gene encoding uncharacterized protein At4g06598, producing the protein MANSKGTANIRNFMYSGRHALLPPKSPFPSVSSSFADYMPSAANGPKAVQKPRDSYVHHQRTSSESLVIEEQPSWLDDLLNEPETPVRRAGHRRSSSDSFAYVDVANFSLDYAAHDEYALKNTVSVPSWGAQDFDHYRDGRHSSFHPEASSVKQSSRVWESSLNKVAPPSGVTSGPSYSLQEIDRAPSGASEKQYQVESSSNDSKSSERRDSSHIKPSASETDTKRAKQQFAQRSRVRKLQYIAELERNVQALQAEGSDVSAELEFLNQQNLILSMENKALKQRLESLAQEQMIKYLEHEVLEREIGRLRALYQQQQQPLQQQQQQHKQPSSSLRRTTSKDLDTQFANLALKHKDANSGQDTVSGPLHT; encoded by the exons ATGGCGAATTCCAAGGGGACAGCAAACATCAGAAATTTCATGTACTCTGGGAGACATGCTTTGCTGCCTCCCAAAAGTCCATTTCCCAGCgtctcttcatcatttgctgATTACATGCCAAGTGCAGCTAATGGACCAAAAGCTGTGCAGAAGCCAAGGGACAGTTATGTGCACCACCAACGAACATCCTCTGAGAGCCTTGTAATAGAGGAGCAACCATCCTGGCTTGATGATCTGCTCAATGAGCCAGAAACTCCTGTGCGAAGAGCCGGTCATCGGCGTTCATCAAGTGACTCCTTTGCATATGTAGATGTGGCTAATTTTTCTCTAGATTATGCAGCGCATGATGAATATGCTTTAAAAAACACGGTATCAGTACCTTCTTGGGGAGCTCAAGATTTTGATCACTATCGAGATGGTCGTCATTCTTCTTTCCATCCAGAAGCAAGCTCTGTTAAGCAGAGTAGTAGGGTTTGGGAATCATCTTTAAATAAGGTGGCTCCCCCCAGTGGTGTGACTTCTGGACCGTCTTATTCCTTGCAAGAGATAGATAGGGCTCCTTCTGGAGCAAGTGAGAAGCAATATCAGGTCGAATCCAGTTCCAATGATTCAAAATCTTCTGAGAGAAGGGACAGTTCACATATCAAGCCTTCTGCATCAGAGACTGATACAAAACGTGCTAAACA GCAATTCGCTCAGCGTTCACGAGTGCGGAAACTTCAGTACATTGCTGAATTGGAAAGGAATGTGCAAGCTTTACAG GCAGAAGGGTCTGACGTATCGGCCGAGCTCGAGTTTCTCAACCAACAAAATCTCATTTTGAGCATGGAAAACAAAGCCCTAAAGCAACGATTGGAAAGCTTAGCTCAAGAGCAAATGATAAAATACC TGGAGCATGAGGTTTTAGAGCGGGAGATAGGAAGGCTAAGAGCACTgtatcagcagcagcagcagccactgcaacagcagcagcagcagcacaaGCAACCGTCTTCCAGTCTTCGACGCACCACCAGTAAAGATCTTGATACACAGTTTGCTAATCTCGCTTTGAAACACAAAGATGCCAATTCTGGTCAAGACACTGTGAGTGGTCCACTGCACACTTAA
- the LOC115747401 gene encoding magnesium transporter MRS2-4, whose product MGKGGPCCFRRTSGRRRLKKAAGSPSHPAAVSSPPENEVNQNRSGNIPAITSSGGDGGAAGAVGGKGKKKAGGGRMWLWTRFDRAGRSEMLECEKSAIVRRVSIPARDLRILGPVFSHSSNILAREKAMVVNLEFIKAIVTAEEVLILDPVRPEVLPFVDQLRQQLPHKIAFRTPECGPVGDAEMNVSAGRHWLPVPEAVEGLQCELPFEFQVLEIALEVVCTYLDSSVAELERDAYPIIDELARNVSTKNLEHVRTLKSSLTRLLARVQKVRDEIEHLLDDNEDMAQLYLTRKWMQNQQPESLLGIGGSNIVNSTGPPLRRMSSNRSGSLVTSNYLDDNDVEDLEMLLEAYFMQLDGTRNKILSVREYIDDTEDYVNIQLDNQRNELIQLQLTLTIASFAIAIETLIAGVFGMNIPCPLYNVNGIFGYFVGGTSVGCILIFFLVLGYARWKKLLGS is encoded by the exons ATGGGCAAGGGCGGCCCCTGCTGCTTCCGCCGGACATCCGGCCGTCGCCGCCTCAAGAAGGCTGCGGGATCCCCGTCGCATCCGGCGGCCGTTTCCTCTCCACCTGAGAATGAGGTCAATCAGAACCGGAGCGGCAATATCCCAGCGATCACGAGctccggcggcgacggcggcgcaGCAGGAGCGGTCGGAggcaaggggaagaagaaggcgGGAGGGGGTAGGATGTGGCTCTGGACGAGGTTTGACCGCGCTGGGCGGTCCGAGATGTTGGAGTGCGAGAAGAGCGCAATCGTGCGGAGAGTTTCGATTCCCGCGAGGGATTTGAGGATTCTCGGTCCCGTCTTCTCTCACTCTTCCAACATTCTCG ctAGAGAGAAAGCCATGGTTGTGAACTTGGAATTTATTAAGGCTATAGTTACAGCTGAAGAGGTGCTGATACTTGATCCAGTCCGGCCAGAGGTACTTCCGTTCGTGGATCAGCTTAGGCAGCAACTCCCGCATAAAATTGCATTTAGGACCCCAGAATGTGGCCCTGTGGGAGATGCTGAGATGAATGTTTCTGCAGGCAGACATTGGTTACCTGTTCCTGAGGCCGTTGAGGGTTTGCAATGTGAGCTCCCCTTCGAGTTTCAGGTTCTTGAGATAGCACTAGAGGTTGTTTGTACTTATCTAGATTCCAGTGTGGCGGAACTTGAGAGAGATGCCTACCCTATCATAGATGAGTTGGCCAGGAATGTTAGCACAAAAAATCTCGAGCACGTGCGAACTTTGAAAAGCAGTCTTACTCGCCTTCTTGCACGAGTTCAAAAG GTGAGGGATGAAATTGAACATCTACTGGATGACAATGAAGACATGGCACAATTGTATCTAACAAGGAAGTGGATGCAAAATCAGCAGCCTGAATCTCTGTTGGGAATTGGGGGTTCAAACATTGTCAACTCTACCGGGCCCCCTCTTCGTCGAATGAGCTCTAACAGGAGTGGAAGTCTGGTGACTAGCAATTACCTGGATGATAATGACGTGGAGGATCTAGAGATGCTActtgaagcttattttatgcAGCTGGATGGAACTCGTAACAAGATTCTGTCT GTTAGGGAGTATATTGATGACACGGAGGACTATGTTAATATTCAACTGGACAACCAGAGAAACGAGTTAATTCAGCTGCAGTTGACATTGACGATTGCATCTTTTGCTATTGCCATTGAAACCTTGATTGCTGGGGTGTTTGGCATGAACATCCCTTGTCCATTGTATAACGTGAATGGGATATTTGGCTACTTTGTGGGAGGTACCTCGGTAGGCTGTATATTGATCTTCTTTCTCGTTTTAGGATATGCAAGATGGAAGAAGCTACTTGGCTCTTAA